The sequence below is a genomic window from Mycobacterium heidelbergense.
AACCCATTCCACCGAGCCGCCAGGGCAAGGCTCTTCGCATGCCGCCGTGGAATGTCGGGCCATGCCGCGGTGGAGCTGCTTTCGGTACTCACGCGGCTGCCGCCGCCGCAGCGCCTCAGCCCGGTTGTGGCACTCCGCCTGGAGGAGACGAATTTTCCGGAGTCTCGCTACCTGTCCGCAATGGATACCCAGCATTTATTACGGGAATGTGCCGACGCTGGCTTGGCCGGCGGTGCGCTTTACGACGGCCTCGTGGCCGCGGCTGCCCGCAAGCACAAGCTGCCGCTCATAACGTGCGACCGACGGGCCGAAGCGACATATCGCGTACTAGGTGTGACCTATGAGCTGCTATCTGCGGCTTGACGATGAAGGCTGAAATCTGTGAGAGGAAACGAATCATTATGTAGCCCAACATAACTCGCATGGGTTTTATGCCGATAAGCAACATTATGTCAGGTAAAGTACTGCATATTGCATCAGATGAATCATTGCCTGACCCCTTGTTGGGCCACCGCTCCTCCCGTCGTTTTCGGCTGCGTTGCAAGCCTTTCCGCCCGCCGTCCCTGTGGTGCGGACTTCTGTCGGCTGCGATGTCGGCTGCGCCCGCGGACGCTCCAGCGACACGCTGACCTGGGGTCTTGACTTGATGATGCAACAGATGAATCATTGATTCATCTGTTGATACCAGATGGCGGGAGTTTCGGGTGGCAGTCGACGACGTCGGACGTGCATATCTCGTTGACGCGGTCAGGCCCCTGCACCCTGAAGAACAGACAGTCGCCGAAATGCTCCAAGGCTGGCGCAACCAGCAGCTCAGCCGCAATCTGCAGTTCGAGACTATCGACGCCCGTATCAAGCAGGTGCAGCGCTTCATCGAGCACTCGAATGAGTTCCCATGGACCTGGACCGTCGCCATGGTCGACGAGTTCTTCGGCGATCTTCGCAGTATCCACAAACTCGCCCCGTCGTCGATCCGTTCGTATCAGGTCGGCCTGCGGCAGTTCTGCTCCTATGTCAGCAATCCGGACTACGGCTGGGACCGCGTCTGCGAAGCACTGTTCGGGACCCACCCATCCCAGGTCTTCTTCGACTGGAACACCGCTCGACACGTCCAGGAGAACGAAGCTCAACCCGAGAAGCGCGCATTCACCAAGCGCGAACTTCAAGACTTCTTCGATCATGCCGATGAGCAGGTATCTGCCGTCGTAGCTTCGGGCAGAAAGGGTTGGCTGTCCGCCTACCGCGACGCCGTGATGTTCAAGATCGCCTACTCGTATGGATTGCGGTTCAACGAACTGGCCCACCTGCAGACGGTCGACTTCGTAAGGAACCCCCAAGCTAAAGAGTTCGGTAAGTTTGGGCTCGTCCATGTGCGATACGGCAAAGCGAAGAAGGGCTCCCCACCGAAGCGGCGCAGCGTCTTGACCGTTTTCGACTGGACGCCCGAAGTACTGGTCGACTGGCTGGAGAATGGTCAGCACCACATGGACGACGGGATCGACCTGTTCCCCAGTGAACGCGGCAACCTCGTTTCGGAAACCACACTCATCAGGCAGTTCCGCCGCTACTGCGACGATCTCGACCTCTCGCCCGGCCTCGATCTCCACTCGTTCCGACGGTCCTATGCGACGCACTTGCTCGAAGCCGGCTGGGATGCGATGTTCGTTCAGCACCAAATGGGCCATGAGCACGCGTCGACCACAGCGATCTATAGCTGTGTAAGCAGCGACTACCGCACCCGGACGCTGCGAAATGCGCTCGACGCCACCATCGCTGCCGCGCTGTCTCCGACGCTGAACGGTGGCACCGGATGAAACGCGATGTCGATTACCAATGGCGCCTCGCCGAGCTCATGGCGGGTAACCAGATGCACAACAGCACCGATCTCATCCCACGGCTGAATGAACGCGGCATCACGCTGTCACGGCCCCAGGTCTACCGGCTCGTCCACCAACGACCCGAACGAGTTTCTCTGAAGCTCATCGCCGCGCTCTGCGACATCTTCGGCTGCGGCCCAGACGATCTCGTCACGGTTACCGCTGCGGACGCCCGAAAGAAGGCCGCTAGCGCCGGCCGAGAGAACGTCGTCGAACTGAATAAGGCCATCCGCCCCAAACGTGCTCGGATCCTTAGCGATGACGATTGAACCGCAGCGTCGGAACACCGTCCGCGGCCGACCAAAAGTCACCGACGGATCAATGGATTGCGCTCGATGCCACCGCGAGATGCGGCGCACGACAGCAACATGGCCAGACGGCCGCATCTGCAATTCCTGCTATTACGAAGCAACCAGCCTCTACGGCGACTGCCCCAGCTGCGGATTTCACCGCCTCCTGCCCGGCCGACTGGACATCGGCGAGCAACCGGTGTGTCGAGACTGCGCGCGTATTCGCCAGAGCTTCTACTGCACATCATGCAACGAGGAGCGCCGACCCTACCGCGGCAACGTATGCGCGCGGTGCAGCCTCCGTGGTGATCTTGAGAGAACATTCGTGCACTCCAACTCCCCCGCGGGCTTCTCTCAACTCATCGACGCCCTATGCGCAGCTGATCGCGCCGAGAGCATCATCACGTGGAAACGGTCGGACAAGGTTCAAGAACTCCTACGCTCCCTCGGAGATGGCGCCACTCCCGTCACCCACGACGGCCTGGACCAGTACGCGCCCGCGGGCCGGCACGTCGACCATCTCCGGGCAATCCTGCAGCACCACGAAGTATTGCCGACCCGCGACAAGTACCTCGCCTACTTCGAGCGGTGGATCGAAGACAGGCTGCGCCCGATCTCAGATCCCCAAATTTCCACGCCAATAAGGCAATTCGCTACCTGGCACCACCTCAAGCGAATCAACGAGTTAGCACTCGCCGGGAGGCCGACGCGCGGGCCCGTTCACGCTTCGAAGCAGGACATCACCGAGGCGCTGAAGTTCCTTGAGTGGCTTCGAAGCGAACATGGACGAATGATCGCCGACTGCACACAGCAAGATGTCGACCTCTGGGTCACCACAGGTCCTACCACGCGGCACCTTGTCCGGACGTTCATCATCTGGTGCAAGAAGATGCGGGTCAACCGATCAATTACGCTAGGACATCGGCAGGCCAAGACAGCCCGCGTTCTCACACAAGACCAGCGACTCGAGTGGATTCGAGAGCTCCTGTCCGGCGACAGCGAATCGCTCCCCTACCGCGTAGCAGGAACCCTGCTTCTGCTCTACGCACAGCCCCTCGTGAAAGTCGCATCAATACCGATGAGCAAGGTGCTTGTCACACCCGACGGACTGTCCTTAGAACTCGGAGTTACTCCGTCGCCCGTTCCCGAGCCATTCGCTGAATTGCTCAAGAGCCACATCACCGACAGGCCAAACCTTCGCACAGCAGGAGCAGATAATCTCTGGCTGTTTCCGGGGTATCGACCTGGCGAGCATTTGCACCCCAACACACTGATGGATCGTCTTCGGTGGCTCGGCATTGACTTGTTAGGGGCTCGCAACGCAGCCTTGCGAGAACTGGTCACGCAGGTCCCGCCGCCGGTCGTAGCCGAAATGCTCGGATATAGCGATCAAGTCGTGCACAGGCATGCGAGTCTGATCGCCCAACCCTGGGGTCGATATACGCACCCAGCCGACTCGCCCCAAGGGGGTCTCAAATGACAACCTATCTCGAGATGTTGGAAGTGTAAGTGTTTATCGAACAACTGCAGGTCGAGTCAGAAGGCTCTCCAGCTCGGAAACTCGGCCATGCGTGATCTTGGGCTTGATCCCGAGTCTTTTATCGGCGTGGTTACGAGTTCTCAACAGTCCGACTATTTAGTGGTCAGGATGTCGGCTGGATTCGCCGCGAAGCTTAGCCCCGATCTGGGCATCGCCTTCCGGCGGTGTTATGTCACAGACGGTGCGATCGACCAGCGGGTGACGGAGACGGGGGCAACGAGACGCGAGATCGTCGAAGTAAAGCTCCCTGATCGCGGCTCGGTCATGGCCGGAGATTTCGGGGAAATCCTCACGTCGTTGGTGCAGGCCGTCGAAGACCATCAAAGTGAGTTACTTGACCCAAGGAAGTGGCGGCTCAAGAACGATCGCACCAAGGCAGCGCCTCGATCTGACGTGGTGCAGTTCGTCTTGCCCGAGTGGCCCGAGGCGTCCGCCAATGATCGCCTGATCTGTTCGGAGGTGAAGACCAAATCAACCAAGGGCGAGCATTCTCCGATCCTGCAGGCTATAACCGATTCCGAGAAAGACAGTGACGGCAGGTTGATCAAGACGCTGGTCTGGCTACGCGAACGAGCATTAGACACAGGTCTAGAGACGGTCTCTGTTGGCCAGCTGGACCGGTTCATCAAAGCGGTGGACTACCCGGCAGCGACCCATGAATTTCGGGCGGTCGCAGTAGTCTGCGCGGACCTAATCGAGTCTGAACTCAAAGACATCGAACTGCCCGACTTGGAAGGCCGGGCATTGATGGTGCTCGTAGTTCCCGATCTGAAAGACACCTACGAGTCTGTGTACGACTCGATTCTAGAGACTGTGGCAGACGGCTCGAGCACGCCATGAGAGACATACTCCGGCGGTGGATAGCTGATTCTGACACTCGTCTGGCCATCGACGACTTCCGACTTCGACTGCAGCTGAGCGAGATTGCCTATCTTGACGGCCGTACAAGCGATCTGTACTACGCCCTAGTCGGTGAGCTCTTCGACACTCTGCGAGCAGATGTCGCGGACCGCGACTCGTGGGCGGCGTTGGGGAGAGCTTTATCGTCGATCAGCCGCGATCTGCAACGTGAAGCGAAACGCGATGCGCTATTTTTCGGCGCCGTCGCCTTCTACTGTGGAGGTTTCCCCGCGTCGGCGACGCTAACGATGCGCCAGACCCAGCCCGCCGACTGGAACGATGACGTTCACTTAACCTGCTTTGAGCTGCTCACGCGCCGTCGTCGTCCCGCCTCGGCAAGGATCGAGGATCTGTTATCCAGTGTCCGCGCCGGCTCAATCGACGCCATTACAGAGCTAGTCGCCCAGGCTGACCAAGAAGCCCTATCCGCATTGCAGGAGGGCCCCGACGAGTGGGTTCCACACCGTCTACAGGCCGCACTACTCCGCGCATTCCAGACATCGAATCTTCGGGCAGTGTTGCCGGATGGCGCGAATTCTCAATGGAATTCACTTGTGACCTCATTCCTAGATCGAGCACAACCGGTATGGGACTTCTTTCCATCCCAGATCGAAGCCATAGAGGCAGGGCTACTCACAAGTCCAGACACCTTCACCATCCAGATGCCAACCGGAGCCGGCAAAACCGCGCTCGCGGAGACCCTCCTCTTCAGCCACCTATCCAGCAACCCGGCGTCCAAAGCCGTCTTACTCGTTCCCTATCGCGCACTTGCGCGCGAATTGCGTCATTCAGTTGGACGGCATCTAACCCAGATGGGCATGCAGACCCGGACCGTCTACGGAGGTACGGTCCCGAGTCCGGAGGAAGGCGAAGACCTTGACTCCGTTCGCGCCATCATCGCAACACCGGAAGCGCTAGTCGGTTTGCTTGGCGCACATCCCGAGATCGCCTCCGAAATATCGCTCGTAGTGTGCGACGAGGGGCACCTCCTCGCCGACGACTCGCGCGGCGTAAGTCTCGAACTCCTGTTAGCGAGGCTGCGCGCCCGAGAATCTGCACCTCGAATCGTGTTTGTGTCAGCCATCGTTCC
It includes:
- a CDS encoding helix-turn-helix domain-containing protein, producing MKRDVDYQWRLAELMAGNQMHNSTDLIPRLNERGITLSRPQVYRLVHQRPERVSLKLIAALCDIFGCGPDDLVTVTAADARKKAASAGRENVVELNKAIRPKRARILSDDD
- a CDS encoding recombinase XerD; amino-acid sequence: MTIEPQRRNTVRGRPKVTDGSMDCARCHREMRRTTATWPDGRICNSCYYEATSLYGDCPSCGFHRLLPGRLDIGEQPVCRDCARIRQSFYCTSCNEERRPYRGNVCARCSLRGDLERTFVHSNSPAGFSQLIDALCAADRAESIITWKRSDKVQELLRSLGDGATPVTHDGLDQYAPAGRHVDHLRAILQHHEVLPTRDKYLAYFERWIEDRLRPISDPQISTPIRQFATWHHLKRINELALAGRPTRGPVHASKQDITEALKFLEWLRSEHGRMIADCTQQDVDLWVTTGPTTRHLVRTFIIWCKKMRVNRSITLGHRQAKTARVLTQDQRLEWIRELLSGDSESLPYRVAGTLLLLYAQPLVKVASIPMSKVLVTPDGLSLELGVTPSPVPEPFAELLKSHITDRPNLRTAGADNLWLFPGYRPGEHLHPNTLMDRLRWLGIDLLGARNAALRELVTQVPPPVVAEMLGYSDQVVHRHASLIAQPWGRYTHPADSPQGGLK
- a CDS encoding tyrosine-type recombinase/integrase; the encoded protein is MAVDDVGRAYLVDAVRPLHPEEQTVAEMLQGWRNQQLSRNLQFETIDARIKQVQRFIEHSNEFPWTWTVAMVDEFFGDLRSIHKLAPSSIRSYQVGLRQFCSYVSNPDYGWDRVCEALFGTHPSQVFFDWNTARHVQENEAQPEKRAFTKRELQDFFDHADEQVSAVVASGRKGWLSAYRDAVMFKIAYSYGLRFNELAHLQTVDFVRNPQAKEFGKFGLVHVRYGKAKKGSPPKRRSVLTVFDWTPEVLVDWLENGQHHMDDGIDLFPSERGNLVSETTLIRQFRRYCDDLDLSPGLDLHSFRRSYATHLLEAGWDAMFVQHQMGHEHASTTAIYSCVSSDYRTRTLRNALDATIAAALSPTLNGGTG
- a CDS encoding type II toxin-antitoxin system VapC family toxin — translated: MPTSAEHVLVDTSAALALVQRENPFHRAARARLFACRRGMSGHAAVELLSVLTRLPPPQRLSPVVALRLEETNFPESRYLSAMDTQHLLRECADAGLAGGALYDGLVAAAARKHKLPLITCDRRAEATYRVLGVTYELLSAA
- a CDS encoding DEAD/DEAH box helicase gives rise to the protein MRDILRRWIADSDTRLAIDDFRLRLQLSEIAYLDGRTSDLYYALVGELFDTLRADVADRDSWAALGRALSSISRDLQREAKRDALFFGAVAFYCGGFPASATLTMRQTQPADWNDDVHLTCFELLTRRRRPASARIEDLLSSVRAGSIDAITELVAQADQEALSALQEGPDEWVPHRLQAALLRAFQTSNLRAVLPDGANSQWNSLVTSFLDRAQPVWDFFPSQIEAIEAGLLTSPDTFTIQMPTGAGKTALAETLLFSHLSSNPASKAVLLVPYRALARELRHSVGRHLTQMGMQTRTVYGGTVPSPEEGEDLDSVRAIIATPEALVGLLGAHPEIASEISLVVCDEGHLLADDSRGVSLELLLARLRARESAPRIVFVSAIVPNVEEINAWLGGNDDTVVRSTYRPAIAEYAVLRPTGKGKGRTVGLEFQEPTTSVPAHTLPGFLAATDFEFINPSTRRTNTYDYSSKKTQAIATARKALAMGTVAVFAATKTGKQGVIGLAEELLKQIASQVPLPNPLEAIEDSENLADAVEYFAQEFGSDWTGTRALQAGVVVHHGDLPQETREVLEELLAEGYSAMVLCTSTLAEGVNLPIRTLVLYSVTRGSASGESTPMLARDIKNLVGRAGRAGSSTRGLVICANDGQWIHIQPVARNAPGEPVAGALIELLRQLQSALARQAGDLNNEALEGTPELLSG